In one Dehalogenimonas formicexedens genomic region, the following are encoded:
- a CDS encoding recombinase family protein has protein sequence MKQPAAALYVRVSTDDQTVDNQLIALTRWLNERGLGIAAVYQESESAFKSGHQTELARLRADSRRRGRPWDIVAVWALDRLTREGPTRALSLIADFRSVGVRVLSYQEQWLDMPGGLDEVFTALIAWVANWESKRRSERTKAGLARLAAGGKTLGRPKGSTDTKKRKKRRYYEPVKSI, from the coding sequence ATGAAACAACCGGCGGCCGCGCTCTATGTTCGCGTATCAACTGACGATCAAACAGTAGACAATCAATTAATAGCTTTGACTCGTTGGCTAAATGAACGCGGGCTAGGGATCGCGGCCGTTTATCAAGAGAGCGAGAGTGCTTTCAAGAGTGGCCACCAAACCGAACTAGCCCGCTTAAGGGCCGATAGCCGTAGACGCGGCCGGCCCTGGGACATTGTAGCAGTATGGGCGTTAGATCGCCTAACACGCGAGGGGCCAACGCGGGCGTTATCCCTGATTGCCGATTTTAGGTCCGTCGGCGTTCGTGTTTTAAGCTATCAAGAACAATGGTTAGATATGCCTGGCGGCCTAGACGAAGTTTTTACGGCCCTGATCGCCTGGGTTGCTAATTGGGAGAGTAAACGCCGATCTGAGCGCACAAAGGCCGGATTGGCCCGCCTGGCCGCCGGCGGTAAAACCCTGGGCCGCCCCAAAGGTTCAACCGATACGAAAAAAAGGAAAAAAAGGAGATACTATGAACCCGTCAAATCAATATAG
- the hflX gene encoding GTPase HflX codes for MLVAINTGNPKAQSEWTADESLTELAELVKTAGGVVVGRLTQRLPQPQKVTYLGKGKLDELIESRAQINYDTAVFDDELTPLQQRTLEEALKVKVIDRVALILDIFARHAHTREGKLQVELAQLQYLLPRLAGQWSHLERLGGGIGTRGPGESQLETDKRILQRKIVVLESKLDDVSRQRDLYRQKRKREGIPVAALVGYTNSGKSSLMRAMTKADVFVEDKLFATLDPTTRRMTLPDKRQILITDTVGFIKKLPPTIVKAFRATLEELSEASILIHVIDITSRNAVGQCQTVETILKELEIDEKPRITVFNKIDLLPGLVNAKNETEALSGLKERGVEPACTVFTSATNRWGLKDLSLGIGQLVPGNSTFGFQT; via the coding sequence ATGCTGGTCGCCATCAATACCGGCAATCCCAAGGCTCAGTCTGAGTGGACTGCCGACGAATCGCTTACGGAGCTGGCTGAACTGGTCAAAACCGCAGGGGGCGTTGTGGTGGGGCGCCTGACGCAGCGGTTGCCCCAACCCCAAAAGGTGACCTATCTGGGGAAAGGGAAGCTCGACGAACTAATCGAGTCCCGAGCCCAAATCAACTATGACACCGCGGTTTTCGACGACGAACTAACTCCGTTGCAGCAGCGAACTCTTGAAGAAGCCCTGAAGGTCAAGGTGATCGACAGGGTAGCTCTTATCCTCGACATCTTCGCCCGGCACGCACACACCAGGGAAGGAAAACTTCAAGTTGAACTGGCGCAGTTACAATACCTGCTGCCCCGCCTTGCCGGACAATGGAGTCACCTGGAGCGTCTCGGGGGCGGCATTGGTACCAGAGGTCCCGGCGAATCCCAGCTAGAGACTGACAAGCGCATATTGCAGCGCAAAATTGTCGTCCTGGAATCCAAACTTGACGATGTGAGCCGCCAACGAGACCTGTACAGGCAAAAGAGGAAAAGAGAAGGGATTCCGGTAGCTGCCCTGGTGGGATATACCAATAGCGGCAAAAGCAGCCTTATGCGGGCTATGACCAAAGCTGATGTTTTTGTAGAAGACAAATTGTTTGCCACCCTGGATCCGACGACCAGGCGAATGACGCTGCCCGACAAACGGCAAATCCTGATAACAGACACGGTCGGGTTTATTAAAAAGCTGCCGCCGACGATCGTGAAAGCCTTCCGGGCCACTCTCGAGGAACTCTCCGAGGCTTCCATATTGATCCATGTAATTGACATAACATCGAGAAATGCGGTAGGGCAGTGTCAGACTGTTGAGACTATCCTTAAGGAACTTGAAATCGACGAAAAACCACGGATCACTGTGTTTAACAAGATAGACTTGTTACCAGGCCTGGTAAACGCTAAAAACGAAACAGAAGCGCTGAGCGGTTTGAAAGAACGCGGCGTTGAGCCAGCATGTACTGTGTTCACCTCGGCGACCAACCGGTGGGGACTTAAGGACCTTTCACTAGGAATCGGGCAGCTGGTACCTGGCAACTCGACGTTCGGTTTTCAAACCTGA
- a CDS encoding FmdB family zinc ribbon protein produces the protein MPIYEYICPQCRKTFELRRPFSECDAITNCPNCNAECDRILSAAFSQVMSTPPDSYLITQDKAKEKMWQSQRRADDDKIKNPDPLKRWREERQEACGRGPEAWVEWAKEELVKQEKEKDEQNMKETAEKDYANWARKSTTVDPKEKERYWALGELQKMEAEKQALQEKMKWNPDTETWEEEKPVFDYPPVIKPTGQKKESRFERKKVERDEESEDEIPEGEQYL, from the coding sequence ATGCCAATTTACGAATATATTTGCCCGCAGTGCCGCAAAACATTTGAACTCAGAAGACCGTTCAGTGAATGTGACGCCATCACAAATTGTCCAAATTGTAATGCGGAATGCGACCGGATTCTTTCAGCGGCATTTTCTCAAGTAATGTCTACGCCGCCCGATAGCTATTTGATCACTCAAGACAAAGCCAAGGAAAAGATGTGGCAGTCACAACGGCGGGCTGATGATGACAAGATCAAAAACCCGGATCCATTAAAACGGTGGCGTGAGGAACGTCAGGAAGCCTGCGGCCGCGGTCCTGAAGCTTGGGTGGAGTGGGCTAAAGAAGAGCTCGTCAAACAGGAAAAAGAAAAAGACGAGCAGAATATGAAGGAAACGGCGGAAAAGGACTACGCAAATTGGGCTAGGAAATCCACAACGGTAGATCCAAAAGAAAAAGAACGTTATTGGGCGTTGGGCGAACTCCAGAAAATGGAGGCTGAAAAACAGGCTCTTCAGGAAAAAATGAAATGGAATCCGGATACTGAAACCTGGGAAGAAGAAAAGCCCGTTTTTGATTATCCGCCGGTCATTAAACCCACAGGACAAAAGAAAGAAAGCCGTTTCGAACGCAAAAAAGTGGAACGTGACGAAGAGTCCGAAGACGAGATACCCGAGGGCGAACAATACCTATAA
- the thrS gene encoding threonine--tRNA ligase: MMRHSAAHVLAHAVTALFPGTKLGIGPSIETGFYYDFELPRALVPEDLPLIEAKMAEIVKQNLPFVKETVSRAEVEKIFAGQPYKLEVLADLPEGEDITIYRDGDFVDLCRGPHVSHTARIKAFKLLSIAGAYWRGDEKRPMLQRIYGTAFPTKAELEEYLKKLEELEARDHRKLNKQLDLFATPEELGGGLIIYGPKAGRIRTTVEEFWRREHYDAGYEILYSPHIGRGTLWETSGHLANYKDIMYSPMDIDGQDYYVKPMNCPFHILYYKSQTRSYRDLPLRWCELGTVYRYERSGVLTGLLRVRGFTQDDAHIFCTPEQMESEIAEVIRFSFHIWQTFGFKDYQLYLATRPEKAIGTEEQWQKAADVLRKVMDAQGLKYKIDEGGGAFYGPKIDLKVKDALGREWQMTTIQFDFNLPERFNMVYVGADGQEHRPYMVHRALLGSWERFFGLLIEHYAGAFPVWLHPVQVAVLPISDRHLEYAGNLTRELKAAGYRVNLDDRSETINQKIRQAQLDKIPCMLVIGDKEIESGTVSVRLRTGEQKFGVTPGKLLEGLNAAVRERATNLAL; the protein is encoded by the coding sequence ATGATGCGCCATTCGGCAGCTCATGTGTTGGCACATGCCGTGACCGCTCTGTTTCCGGGTACCAAACTGGGGATTGGTCCGTCGATAGAAACTGGTTTCTATTATGATTTCGAGTTGCCGCGAGCGTTGGTTCCTGAAGATCTGCCATTGATAGAAGCGAAAATGGCAGAGATTGTTAAACAGAACCTGCCGTTCGTAAAAGAAACGGTTTCCAGGGCGGAGGTGGAGAAAATTTTCGCTGGCCAACCCTATAAACTTGAAGTTCTCGCCGATCTACCTGAAGGCGAGGATATCACCATTTACCGCGACGGTGACTTTGTTGACCTGTGCCGCGGGCCTCACGTATCTCATACCGCCCGTATCAAGGCCTTCAAATTATTATCAATCGCCGGCGCGTATTGGCGTGGTGATGAGAAACGTCCGATGCTACAGCGAATTTACGGGACGGCCTTTCCGACCAAGGCTGAACTTGAAGAATACTTGAAAAAGCTCGAAGAGCTCGAAGCCAGGGACCACCGCAAGCTCAACAAACAACTCGATCTCTTCGCCACACCTGAAGAATTGGGCGGAGGGTTGATTATCTACGGACCCAAAGCTGGCCGTATAAGAACAACGGTCGAGGAATTCTGGCGCCGAGAACATTATGACGCCGGCTATGAAATACTGTACAGCCCGCATATAGGTCGCGGCACATTATGGGAGACATCAGGCCACCTCGCGAACTACAAGGATATTATGTACTCTCCCATGGATATAGATGGGCAGGACTATTACGTCAAACCCATGAACTGCCCCTTCCACATACTGTATTACAAGTCGCAGACCAGGTCTTACCGTGACCTGCCGTTGAGATGGTGCGAGCTTGGCACCGTCTACCGTTACGAACGCAGCGGCGTCTTGACTGGCCTGCTTCGGGTCCGCGGCTTCACTCAGGATGACGCCCACATTTTCTGCACTCCCGAACAAATGGAGAGCGAGATCGCCGAGGTAATCCGGTTCTCATTCCATATTTGGCAGACGTTCGGCTTCAAGGACTACCAGCTTTACCTGGCTACTCGCCCTGAGAAGGCTATCGGTACCGAAGAGCAATGGCAAAAAGCCGCGGACGTGTTGCGGAAGGTGATGGACGCCCAGGGATTGAAGTACAAGATCGATGAAGGCGGCGGCGCCTTCTACGGGCCGAAAATAGACCTTAAAGTCAAGGATGCCTTAGGCCGCGAATGGCAGATGACGACCATCCAGTTCGATTTCAACCTGCCGGAACGGTTCAACATGGTTTATGTTGGTGCGGATGGCCAGGAGCATCGGCCGTACATGGTTCACAGAGCGTTACTGGGATCATGGGAACGCTTCTTCGGTCTGTTGATAGAGCATTATGCCGGGGCGTTTCCGGTGTGGCTCCACCCGGTCCAGGTAGCCGTTCTTCCGATATCAGATCGACACCTGGAGTACGCTGGTAACCTGACCCGCGAACTCAAGGCAGCAGGCTACAGGGTGAACTTGGATGATCGCTCCGAAACCATTAATCAGAAGATCAGGCAAGCCCAATTGGATAAGATTCCATGTATGCTTGTCATAGGAGACAAGGAGATTGAATCCGGCACCGTGTCCGTCAGGTTAAGAACCGGCGAACAGAAGTTCGGTGTCACCCCAGGCAAATTGTTGGAGGGTCTAAACGCAGCGGTGAGAGAACGGGCTACAAATTTAGCCTTGTAA
- the prfB gene encoding peptide chain release factor 2 (programmed frameshift), with protein sequence MSEFASPLSALSERIINDLERLDIPAKEKEIAELEHITGNAEFWQDSQKAQVTMRRLNELKKTAEQWRSLENRLSDLNELSKLIEGDPALFTEIQKDLDTLTAELDKLEFELAYSGPYDERSAILSIHAGAGGVESQDWAEMLLNMYLRWAEKHDYDAEVLDVSAGDEAGIKSVTVIFRGRYAYGNLRSEHGVHRLIRLSPFDSDHARHTSFALVEVMPEAEADADVEINPEDIKMEAYRSSGAGGQNVQKVSSAVRLTHVPTGTVVTAQTERSQYQNREIAMSLLKARLLKFKIAEQEIERARLKGERISAEWGSQIRSYVLHPYKMVKDHRTDYETGNTTAVLEQGELAPFIDAYLRSQAAG encoded by the exons ATGTCAGAATTTGCATCGCCCTTAAGCGCTCTGTCTGAACGGATAATTAACGACTTGGAGCGTCTT GACATCCCTGCTAAAGAAAAAGAAATCGCAGAACTGGAGCATATTACCGGAAACGCTGAATTTTGGCAGGATTCTCAGAAGGCGCAAGTTACCATGCGCAGGCTTAATGAGTTAAAAAAGACTGCGGAACAATGGCGCAGCCTCGAAAACCGGCTTTCCGACCTGAATGAGTTAAGCAAACTCATCGAGGGTGATCCGGCATTGTTTACTGAAATCCAGAAAGACCTGGATACCTTGACCGCTGAGCTTGACAAGCTGGAATTCGAACTGGCTTACTCCGGTCCCTACGATGAGCGCAGCGCAATCCTTTCGATCCACGCCGGAGCCGGTGGGGTGGAAAGCCAGGATTGGGCGGAGATGTTATTAAATATGTATCTCCGTTGGGCGGAGAAACATGATTATGACGCTGAAGTGCTCGACGTGTCTGCGGGCGATGAAGCCGGCATAAAAAGTGTCACCGTAATATTTCGCGGACGGTACGCCTATGGCAACCTGCGGAGTGAACATGGCGTGCATCGTCTGATCAGGCTTTCGCCTTTCGATTCCGATCACGCCAGGCACACCTCATTCGCGTTGGTGGAGGTTATGCCCGAAGCTGAAGCGGACGCCGATGTCGAGATCAACCCTGAAGACATAAAAATGGAAGCCTACCGGTCAAGCGGCGCCGGGGGGCAGAACGTCCAGAAAGTGTCCAGCGCCGTGCGCCTGACCCATGTTCCGACCGGCACTGTCGTCACCGCACAAACAGAACGCTCTCAATATCAGAACCGCGAAATAGCGATGAGCCTGCTGAAAGCCCGGCTTTTAAAGTTCAAGATCGCTGAACAGGAAATCGAACGTGCCAGGCTTAAAGGTGAACGGATCTCTGCCGAATGGGGCAGTCAGATCCGAAGTTACGTCTTACATCCGTACAAGATGGTCAAAGACCATCGCACGGATTATGAAACGGGCAATACCACGGCTGTTCTCGAACAGGGCGAGCTCGCGCCTTTTATTGATGCCTACCTGAGATCGCAGGCGGCCGGTTAG